In Lotus japonicus ecotype B-129 chromosome 5, LjGifu_v1.2, one genomic interval encodes:
- the LOC130720654 gene encoding probable lysophospholipase BODYGUARD 3, whose product MQIGLIMAKIRSVLTMCGRAVNEAVSFIAFCALDLIDFLLCFLFKAVDLLVEAELRPCYCSSTKEAITSSGKILVSEHGGESKIVSLSSTKLQLEDISDTLYSRPSLVSEVSRLTLNELKRLKLEDPVLQQQSKRSSGSKLCSTFTVNNTIVEMLQGKIRSKKVNPIPRWSDCDCEFCTDWISSSSPPSTTSKATLYVKAQCPTTGGAQEDVLFIHGFISSSSFWTETLFPNFSSAAKSSYRFFAVDLLGFGRSPKPSESLYTLREHLEMIEKSVLEAHKVKSFHIVAHSLGCILALALAVKHPNSVKSLTLLAPPFYPVPKGETQATQYVMRKVAPRRVWPPMTFGASLVCWYEHITRVICLLICKNHRLWEFLTKLITRNRVRTFLMEGFFCHTHNAAWHTLHNIICGTAGKIGSYLDAVRDNPNCKVTIFHGKKDEVIPVECSYEVQRRIPSAQIRVIDNKDHITIVVGRQKAFSRELEEIWSSTNNNN is encoded by the exons ATGCAAATTGGTTTGATCATGGCCAAGATCAGATCCGTTTTAACAATGTGTGGCAGGGCTGTGAATGAAGCTGTGAGCTTCATCGCGTTCTGCGCACTGGACCTTATTGATTTTCTTCTTTGCTTTCTCTTCAAAGCTGTGGATTTGTTGGTGGAAGCAGAGTTGAGACCCTGCTACTGCTCTTCCACAAAGGAAGCAATCACAAGCAGTGGGAAGATCTTGGTTTCGGAACATGGTGGGGAATCGAAAATCGTTTCTTTGAGTTCCACAAAGTTGCAATTAGAGGACATTTCAGATACCCTTTACTCTCGTCCTTCTCTGGTTTCTGAGGTTTCAAGGTTAACGCTGAATGAGTTGAAGAGGCTCAAGCTAGAAGACCCTGTTTTGCAGCAACAATCGAAGAGATCATCAGGAAGCAAACTTTGCTCCACATTCACAGTGAACAACACTATAGTGGAAATGCTTCAGGGGAAGATTAGGAGCAAGAAAGTGAACCCAATTCCAAGATGGTCTGATTGTGACTGTGAATTCTGCACTGATTGGATCTCATCTTCATCACCACCAAGCACTACTTCTAAGGCTACACTCTATGTAAAGGCTCAATGCCCGACCACAG GCGGAGCGCAGGAGGATGTGTTGTTCATACACGGATtcatttcatcatcatcattctgGACAGAGACTCTATTCCCGAACTTCTCAAGCGCGGCGAAATCAAGTTACCGGTTTTTCGCGGTTGATTTGCTCGGTTTTGGGAGGAGTCCCAAACCGAGTGAGTCCTTGTACACGTTAAGGGAGCATTTAGAGATGATAGAGAAGTCTGTGTTGGAGGCCCATAAGGTGAAATCTTTCCACATAGTGGCACATTCCCTAGGATGCATCTTGGCTCTTGCTCTTGCCGTCAAACACCCCAATTCCGTCAAGTCCTTAACCTTGCTTGCCCCG CCTTTCTATCCGGTGCCGAAGGGTGAAACTCAGGCGACGCAATACGTGATGAGGAAGGTTGCGCCTCGGCGCGTGTGGCCACCGATGACATTTGGAGCGTCATTGGTGTGCTGGTACGAGCACATAACTCGGGTGATATGCTTGCTAATTTGTAAGAACCATCGACTGTGGGAATTTCTAACCAAACTCATCACTCGAAATAG GGTCAGAACTTTCTTGATGGAAGGATTCTTCTGCCACACTCACAATGCAGCCTGGCATACCCTACACAACATTATCTGTGGAACTGCAGGGAAAATTGGATCATACTTGGACGCGGTGAGAGATAACCCCAATTGCAAAGTGACCATATTCCATGGCAAGAAAGATGAGGTTATCCCTGTTGAGTGTAGCTATGAGGTGCAGAGAAGAATTCCTAGTGCACAAATCAGAGTCATTGACAACAAAGATCACATCACCATTGTTGTTGGAAGACAGAAAGCTTTTTCTCGAGAGTTGGAAGAGATTTGGAGCAgtaccaacaacaacaactag
- the LOC130721451 gene encoding uncharacterized protein LOC130721451, with amino-acid sequence MKGRSHRPQSSDPPDDWVDGSWTVDCVCGVTFDDGEEMVKCDECGVWVHTRCSRYVKGDDTFSCDKCKSKSKSKTTTSNNNSNNNRVDRITEETEVAQLLIELPTKTMSMEKNHHNLHHNSNNSSFSASKVVASRSRRPFKLWAEKPMEEKVHVQGIPGGDPSLFAGKAVPSIFGPQLWKCTGYVPKKFNFQYREFPYWDDEKKNEGTQENDNGAGVLFSFSKETSAIMNSPVAALVDMRSSHGKAGSFKDMGMGKFGRGEDAPRVQSTMKKESGWLRPLVVHSSKKRKEDFANSNSKDKSGKKRVRTSDKDFDPRRRSSHSSKPAFPPTRDAKQMEFYEDRGPKILKADTRSLKNKNLKDKVVQEHISNDFTVDTIVEEPSNNLTATEESSEALYPKMARRSLSDGDALAEEKTGRKSVEMSSKTDDAVTSALNHNCVEIASVKEKDGDCLAAENMDDTLVGRSTESPHREGRCGSASKLMDNQVSQDLACNLRPCSAKRKVRVKREDDGDNFKLSNFHSSPISDLKINEKPADHSSDIVKVNEAVVPSLSSCKNKVGDVDISSEVAPDDHSNKPKELPGNFCHGKQEVEGSKGSFETLKEFSETKDSPDSAKDPSKSEALGCLQKMPTCVGKSSPASSTMNSKSLSQNFNSEDAEIQNSFTKQRVMVDCNIPVKNESSPHDAAKDENPKKFVRERSKSSLHSNSKGLHSSRSLQNSVSKQAISEARDSVSKQASSEARDSVHCSSSKASSGHQTSTNLGSSETNASLHQQKALQVQNKISSVPPKVEKANQTNIHSSSKSNQNHVPTVNPSPTSNSSMLSDEELALLLHQELNSSPRVPRVPRARNTGSLPQLNSTSATSMLMKRTTSAGGKDHYLVSRRKYKDASRDGFCSSREPEDEAKIEKEKGPSSSDQRKQNMECVEDTSVKEGGHASVIASNTITNNVVSATSAIANSSPHSPSEEQSFSLIRNSPRNISDDDTATAGRPVHHTLPGLINDIMSSGKRMTYEELCNAVLPHWHNLRKHNGERYAYSSHSQAVLDCLRNRHEWARLVDRGPKTNTNRKRRKLDAEESDDSGYGKGRTAKEVEGKNFELQKEEFPKGKRKARKRRRLALHGRAVNDVRRRQKADSQTDEDVGPFSNSSEESIFSEDEIQNGRTGPAGSTSDEAGSA; translated from the exons ATGAAGGGGCGATCGCACCGCCCTCAGAGTTCCGACCCGCCGGACGATTGGGTCGACGGTTCATGGACCGTGGACTGCGTCTGCGGCGTCACCTTCGACGACGGCGAAGAGATGGTCAAGTGCGACGAGTGCGGCGTCTGGGTCCACACGCGCTGCTCCCGCTACGTCAAGGGCGACGACACGTTCTCCTGCGACAAGTGCAAGAGCAAGAGCAAGAGTAAAACCACcaccagcaacaacaacagcaacaacaatcgGGTTGACCGCATCACCGAGGAAACCGAGGTTGCTCAATTGCTGATTGAGCTTCCAACCAAGACTATGTCTATGGAGAAGAATCACCATAACCTCCaccacaacagcaacaacagttCGTTCTCCGCGTCGAAAGTCGTCGCGTCTCGATCTCGCCGCCCTTTCAAGCTATGGGCAGAGAAGCCCATGGAGGAGAAGGTTCATGTTCAGGGCATCCCTGGTGGTGACCCTTCTCTGTTTGCAGGTAAGGCTGTGCCGTCGATTTTCGGTCCCCAGTTGTGGAAGTGCACCGGTTATGTTCCGAAGAAGTTTAATTTTCAGTATAGGGAGTTCCCCTATTGGGATGATGAGAAGAAGAATGAGGGTACGCAGGAGAATGATAATGGGGCTGGGGTTCTGTTCTCTTTTTCGAAAGAAACTAGTGCTATCATGAATTCCCCTGTTGCTGCTTTGGTTGATATGAGATCCAGCCACGGGAAAGCGGGCTCGTTCAAGGATATGGGAATGGGGAAATTTGGCCGCGGGGAGGACGCTCCGCGTGTCCAGAGTACGATGAAGAAGGAGAGCGGCTGGCTGAGGCCTCTTGTTGTTCATAGCAGTAAGAAAAGGAAAGAGGACTTTGCGAATTCTAATTCCAAAGACAAAAGTGGGAAGAAGCGGGTTAGGACTTCTGACAAAGATTTTGATCCTAGGAGGAGGAGTTCACATTCTTCTAAACCAG CATTTCCACCCACCAGAGATGCAAAACAAATGGAATTTTATGAGGACAGGGGTCCGAAGATTTTAAAGGCCGATACCCGGAGCTTAAAGAATAAGAACTTGAAAGACAAAGTGGTTCAAGAACATATTTCTAATGATTTTACTGTGGATACCATTGTGGAAGAGCCAAGCAACAACTTGACTGCTACTGAGGAGTCTTCAGAAGCTTTATATCCTAAAATGGCAAGACGTAGTCTTTCTGATGGAGATGCATTAGCAGAAGAGAAGACCGGCCGTAAATCTGTTGAGATGTCTTCTAAGACTGATGATGCTGTTACGTCAGCTCTAAATCATAATTGTGTTGAAATTGCGTCAGTTAAAGAGAAG GATGGAGATTGCTTGGCAGCTGAAAATATGGATGATACTTTAGTAGGAAGAAGCACTGAGAGTCCTCACAGAGAAGGTCGTTGTGGTTCTGCTTCCAAACTTATGGATAACCAAGTTTCTCAAGATCTTGCCTGTAATCTGCGTCCTTGCTCTGCAAAACGCAAAGTTAGGGTGAAGAGAGAAGATGACGGTGATAATTTTAAGCTCTCCAATTTTCATTCTTCTCCTATTAGTGATCTTAAAATCAATGAAAAGCCAGCTGATCACTCATCTGATATTGTTAAAGTGAATGAGGCTGTGGTTCCCAGTTTATCGTCGTGTAAAAATAAGGTGGGTGATGTTGACATATCATCAGAAGTAGCCCCTGATGATCATAGCAATAAACCCAAGGAGTTACCTGGTAATTTTTGTCATGGAAAACAAGAAGTGGAGGGGTCTAAAGGTTCCTTTGAAACACTCAAGGAATTTTCAGAAACAAAAGATAGTCCAGATTCTGCTAAGGATCCATCGAAATCTGAAGCACTTGGATGTCTGCAAAAAATGCCAACATGTGTTGGAAAGTCATCTCCAGCTTCATCAACCATGAACTCCAAATCTTTGAGTCAAAACTTCAACTCTGAAGATGCTGAAATCCAAAATTCTTTTACTAAGCAACGTGTGATGGTTGATTGTAACATTCCTGTAAAGAATGAAAGTAGTCCACATGATGCTGCAAAGGATGAAAATCCCAAGAAGTTTGTAAGAGAGAGATCAAAATCTTCTTTGCATTCCAATTCAAAAGGATTACATTCAAGCAGGAGTTTGCAAAATTCTGTTTCAAAGCAAGCAATTTCAGAGGCTAGGGATTCTGTTTCAAAGCAAGCAAGTTCAGAGGCTAGAGATTCTGTTCATTGTTCGTCATCTAAAGCATCATCGGGACATCAAACTTCAACTAATTTAGGTTCTAGTGAAACTAATGCATCATTGCACCAGCAAAAGGCTTTACAAGTGCAGAATAAGATTTCTTCAGTGCCCCCGAAAGTTGAAAAGGCTAACCAAACAAATATACATTCTTCCTCTAAGTCTAATCAGAACCATGTGCCAACAGTGAATCCTTCTCCAACATCAAATTCTTCAATGCTGAGTGATGAAGAG CTTGCTTTGCTATTGCATCAAGAACTAAATAGTTCACCTCGGGTACCTAGGGTGCCCCGTGCACGCAATACGGGTAGCTTGCCACAATTGAATTCTACTAGTGCTACAAGCATGCTAATGAAGCGAACAACATCGGCTGGAGGAAAGGATCACTATTTG GTATCTAGAAGAAAATACAAGGATGCATCTAGAGATGGGTTTTGCAGTTCCCGTGAGCCTGAGGATGAAGCTAAAATAGAAAAGGAGAAGGGTCCATCCTCATCTGATCAGAGAAAACAAAATATGGAATGTGTAGAAGATACTTCTGTAAAGGAAGGAGGCCATGCATCAGTGATAGCTTCAAACACTATCACAAACAACGTTGTTTCTGCCACCTCTGCCATTGCAAATAGCAGTCCACACTCCCCTTCAGAGGAGCAGAGTTTTTCATTGATACGGAACTCCCCCAGGAATATATCTGATGATGACACCGCAACTGCTGGAAGGCCAGTTCATCACACCTTACCTG GTTTAATCAATGATATTATGAGCTCCGGCAAGCGTATGACATATGAAGAACTCTGCAATGCTGTGCTTCCC CACTGGCACAACTTGAGGAAGCATAATGGAGAGCGCTATGCATACTCAAGTCATTCTCAGGCTGTTCTTGACTGTTTGAGGAACCGGCATGAATGGGCAAGGTTGGTTGATCGTGGTCCAAAG ACAAATACAAATCGGAAAAGGCGTAAACTGGAtgctgaagaatctgatgacaGTGGATATGGCAAAGGAAGAACTGCAAAAGAGGTGGAAGGGAAGAACTTTGAGTTGCAAAAAGAAGAGTTCCCTAAAGGCAAGCGTAAAGCAAGAAAGCGCAGGCGCCTAGCTCTTCATGGACGAGCAGTAAACGACGTGAGGAGGAGACAAAAAGCTGACTCGCAAACTGATGAGGATGTGGGCCCATTCTCCAATTCTAGTGAAGAGAGCATATTTAGTGAGGATGAAATTCAAAATGGCAGAACAGGCCCAGCAGGAAGTACATCAGATGAGGCAGGTAGTGCCTAA